From Streptomyces sp. NBC_00775, one genomic window encodes:
- a CDS encoding M14 family zinc carboxypeptidase: MDELGARAAALVARRPRDARLRRVGTSRAGTPLLLLSVGHGSRQALVVAGPHANEPVGGATALRLAERALADPRLTEGADATWNLLLCLDPDAARRNEAWLSGPYTLGHYFRHFFRPGFLEQPEWLPEGADGAVLPETRALLGLQDELRPFLQCSLHGVDVGGAFVELTRELPGLAQRVAHTAARLGIPRELGPYDTLYWPMLGPAVYRIPPPHRGDLAAAITEAAVESTWFHPHPYGTVTAVVEAPMWGVPAVEDPARPADADAMLRTVSRTLRHDTRLLEGILARVRSGLGTSPDVACLLAPVDDYLLVGPGLADSWDPDTYDPDARPLPPLDTARLTALRLAGRRVALRTAGLLHQLVTGSERDQHGVLPELDRLIDEWCADYRDGCGARWIPVARQVEYQARVVLAAFELAGRHAPVHSRSGESGWGSQAAVPMHQE, encoded by the coding sequence GTGGACGAACTGGGAGCCCGTGCGGCCGCGCTCGTCGCCCGCCGTCCGCGGGACGCCCGGCTGCGCCGCGTCGGCACCTCACGGGCGGGCACGCCGCTGTTGCTCCTGTCCGTCGGGCACGGCAGCCGCCAGGCCCTCGTCGTCGCCGGACCGCACGCCAACGAACCCGTCGGCGGCGCCACGGCCCTGCGCCTCGCCGAACGGGCGCTCGCCGACCCCCGGTTGACCGAGGGGGCGGACGCCACCTGGAACCTGCTGCTCTGCCTCGACCCGGACGCCGCCCGCCGCAACGAGGCCTGGCTGTCGGGCCCGTACACCCTCGGCCACTACTTCCGGCACTTCTTCCGGCCCGGCTTCCTGGAACAGCCCGAATGGCTGCCCGAGGGCGCGGACGGCGCCGTTCTGCCCGAGACCCGCGCCCTCCTCGGCCTCCAGGACGAACTGCGGCCCTTCCTGCAGTGCTCCCTGCACGGTGTCGACGTCGGCGGCGCCTTCGTCGAGCTGACCCGAGAGCTGCCCGGGCTCGCCCAGCGCGTCGCGCACACCGCCGCGCGCCTCGGCATCCCGCGCGAACTCGGCCCGTACGACACTCTGTACTGGCCGATGCTCGGGCCCGCCGTCTACCGCATCCCACCGCCCCACAGGGGAGACCTGGCCGCCGCCATCACGGAAGCCGCGGTCGAGTCCACCTGGTTCCACCCGCACCCCTACGGCACGGTGACGGCCGTCGTCGAGGCCCCCATGTGGGGTGTCCCGGCCGTGGAGGACCCCGCGCGGCCCGCCGACGCCGACGCGATGCTGCGCACTGTCAGCCGTACGCTGCGCCACGACACACGGCTCCTGGAGGGCATCCTCGCGCGCGTGCGGTCCGGCCTCGGCACCTCCCCGGACGTGGCCTGCCTCCTCGCGCCCGTCGACGACTATTTACTGGTCGGCCCCGGGCTCGCCGACTCCTGGGACCCCGACACATACGACCCCGACGCGCGCCCCCTGCCCCCGCTCGACACGGCCCGCCTGACGGCGCTGCGCCTCGCGGGACGCCGGGTCGCGCTGCGCACGGCCGGGCTGCTGCACCAGCTCGTGACCGGCTCCGAGCGCGACCAGCATGGCGTGCTGCCGGAGCTCGACCGGCTCATCGACGAGTGGTGCGCCGACTACCGCGACGGCTGCGGGGCGCGCTGGATCCCGGTCGCCCGCCAGGTCGAGTACCAGGCGCGCGTGGTGCTCGCCGCGTTCGAACTCGCCGGGCGGCACGCGCCCGTGCACTCCCGTTCGGGTGAGTCCGGGTGGGGTTCGCAGGCCGCGGTGCCGATGCATCAGGAATGA